The following are encoded in a window of Dysidea avara chromosome 4, odDysAvar1.4, whole genome shotgun sequence genomic DNA:
- the LOC136253655 gene encoding E3 ubiquitin-protein ligase TRIM71-like, protein MTNEEMTKEEIIQTLTDKLNRIDKVAEKIANELQKINDHYEGRIQELMKQRDAVKKQYCDATKRDEFTAKRDRVNSFLGKLIDDAETLTADLIPQLTKKYEVMKTPIELPEVEFIPIGGSLPALGSVVTNETPDPDKSEIDYPSQFSLGKTNEFAIKLKDSDGYFCKGGIDISAKLTSSTNEEPLKIGDNSNGSCVVSFRFPPTWHAGKAELSVVIGGRKIKRSIIVNTNDYQNFKCSNISLNAFGKLLDIAFSRYGKRWALADEDNHCVYLYFDSNKLIIKHDNLQKPTSIAFDDNNDLYVMAGALRVPHSDYIYRFNTNGKFFCSFGKCGSGVGELGHPSHGIAVHNGKVYVADCTNNRIVVFRNDGLYETTINLYGPIDVAVNLKGNALHVIDSYKHVVTYTLGGHCELGNFDTKNRNSEPVCPQKLAIDADGLILVKSGSSVHIFDCVGNYISCFDFTCNAYGIAVSPYGQVCTSGDNSIQVWELAA, encoded by the coding sequence ATGACCAACGAAGAAATGACCAAAGAAGAAATTATCCAAACTCTGACTGACAAACTAAATCGTATTGATAAGGTGGCCGAAAAGATCGCAAACGAATTACAGAAAATTAACGATCATTACGAAGGACGAATACAAGAATTAATGAAGCAGAGAGATGCTGTTAAAAAACAATATTGTGATGCAACTAAGCGAGACGAATTCACTGCAAAGCGCGATAGAGTAAACTCATTTCTTGGAAAACTGATAGACGACGCGGAAACGTTGACTGCCGATCTAATACCTCAACTTACTAAGAAGTATGAAGTGATGAAAACTCCTATCGAGCTACCCGAAGTCGAGTTTATTCCCATCGGTGGATCTCTCCCAGCCCTCGGTAGTGTGGTTACAAATGAGACACCAGACCCCGATAAATCAGAGATAGATTACCCGAGTCAGTTTTCCTTAGGCAAAACGAATGAATTCGCCATCAAACTTAAGGATAGTGACGGGTACTTCTGCAAAGGTGGAATCGACATATCTGCCAAGTTAACATCAAGTACAAATGAAGAGCCATTAAAGATAGGTGATAACAGTAATGGTAGTTGTGTAGTTTCATTCAGATTTCCACCTACGTGGCATGCTGGAAAGGCAGAACTTTCAGTGGTAATAGGTGGTCGGAAAATTAAACGAAGCATTATTGTGAACACTAATGATTACCAAAATTTTAAGTGCAGTAATATCTCACTTAATGCATTTGGAAAACTCTTAGATATTGCGTTTTCAAGGTATGGTAAAAGATGGGCATTAGCTGATGAAGATAATCACTGTGTTTATTTGTATTTTGATTCAAATAAATTGATAATAAAGCACGACAATCTCCAAAAGCCTACGAGTATTGCATTTGATGATAACAATGACTTGTATGTTATGGCTGGTGCACTGCGTGTACCACATAGTGACTACATATACAGATTCAACACCAATGGTAAGTTCTTTTGTAGCTTTGGGAAGTGTGGTAGTGGTGTTGGTGAGCTAGGCCATCCCTCACATGGTATTGCAGTACACAATGGTAAAGTGTATGTTGCTGACTGCACGAACAACCGTATAGTAGTGTTTAGGAATGATGGTCTCTATGAAACTACTATTAACTTGTATGGACCCATTGATGTAGCAGTTAACTTGAAAGGGAATGCGTTGCATGTTATAGATAGCTACAAACATGTAGTCACATATACTCTTGGAGGTCATTGTGAATTAGGaaattttgatacaaaaaaCCGCAATTCAGAACCAGTCTGTCCACAGAAGCTTGCAATTGATGCAGATGGTTTGATCTTGGTAAAAAGTGGCAGCAGTGTACATATCTTTGACTGTGTTGGTAACTACATTTCTTGCTTTGATTTCACATGCAATGCTTATGGTATAGCTGTCAGTCCCTATGGTCAAGTCTGTACGAGTGGTGATAACAGTATCCAAGTTTGGGAGTTAGCAGCATAA